In Methanofollis aquaemaris, the genomic window CCGCGAGTTCCCGGCGCTGCCGGTCCAGTTCTGCCCTGAGGCCTTCGATCTCCAGGGCCTGCCTGGCAACCTGGCCCTTGAGATCGCGGGCCTCCAGATAGGCGAGGGTGACCGGGGACGGCTCGGACTCTCCCTCATCTCCGTCACCCGCGGGTGCCACGGCAACCACAACCGGCCTCTGTTCCCCTCCACCCGCGGCCTCCTCGGCCAGACGTTTCACTGTCTCGACGGCGGCAGGGGCATACAGACGGACCGGCCCGATGCTCCGGCCGCGGAAGAGGTCGGGATAAGTATGGAGATACTCCCGCACCTCGTCCTCCGGGAGGCCGGCAAGGTCGGCGATCTCGGCAGGCTTCAGATAGACCATTCCTGTCTTCATGACTGAGCAGATCATCCCCCCGACACCGGAAAAAGTCTCCCATTTCGCACGACATGCGGTCTACACATCCCGGAGCAGGGGAAATAGGCGCACCCCACGCATCCAAGAGATTATATAATGTGCAGATCATCTCCCGCCCATGACCCTCTATGCGGAAGTACTGGACAAGATCGCGGCCCTGCTCACCGCCGCCTTCGGGCTGGTCGCCGCACTGGCATGGAACGGGGCGATCCAGGAACTCTTCAAGGAAGTCTTCGGGACGGCGGAGAACCTGACCGCACAGACCATCTATGCCGTCGTGGTGACGCTCATCGCCGTGCTGGTCACCATCCTGATCGCACGGGCGGCCGCCAGAGCAAAAGAAGAGACAAAGACGTGAAGGGGAAGACCCTTCACGGGATAAGCCATCCGAAGAGACCCTGGGCATCGGTCTCGTTCTGCACGAGAGCGGAGAGCCTGGCCTGGTCTTCTTCCATCACGGCGAGTTGATTCATCAGGAGTGTCCTGGTCTGGTTGTCGCAGGTGCAGTTCTCGACGAGCCGCTGCATCTCACGGATCTGCTCGGAGGTCTGATTGAGGTTCTGGCACAGGGCCGCCACCGCCTCCTGATCGCCGCCGAAGAGGAGACGGGTCAACCCCTGTCTCTCCTGGATCTGCTGCTCAGCCATCATCCTGGTCTGGACCGAGTTGTTGAACTCTCTGGCGATCGCCGAGATGTTCCCCCCGATCCCACCGTCCATCTCGCCCGCGGCAAGGAGGGTGTGAACCGCTGTCCGGACCTGGTTCTGGTTCTTCCAGGTCGAGGGCGGCCAGGTGAAATTTTCGG contains:
- a CDS encoding DUF5654 family protein, with the translated sequence MTLYAEVLDKIAALLTAAFGLVAALAWNGAIQELFKEVFGTAENLTAQTIYAVVVTLIAVLVTILIARAAARAKEETKT